One Pseudodesulfovibrio cashew DNA window includes the following coding sequences:
- a CDS encoding carbohydrate kinase family protein, which produces MSEVTAIGLGEILWDVLPEGRQLGGAPANFAYQVNALGGTGVPVSRVGDDDLGREALDILQANGLCTDYVSIDPEHPTGTVLAELDKDGVATYTFPDDVAWDFLTCDDATRQLAERADVICFGTLAQRCPTSRQAIRQVLEAAPGALKVYDINLRQDFFTPGRIRDSLDRADVLKINDDELMMITGPFSLPSGQKEALARLLALHDLKLAVLTRGGEGSLIISPDGISDLPGEPVEVRDTIGAGDAFSAAMVLAYLKGWSLDEINRYAAQVAAHVCSREGAMTDMPPELRLK; this is translated from the coding sequence ATGAGCGAAGTGACCGCCATCGGCCTGGGCGAAATCCTCTGGGACGTGCTGCCCGAAGGCCGCCAGCTTGGCGGCGCGCCCGCCAACTTCGCCTATCAGGTCAACGCCCTCGGCGGCACCGGCGTTCCGGTCTCCCGCGTGGGAGATGACGACCTGGGACGCGAAGCCCTGGATATCCTTCAGGCCAACGGCCTCTGCACCGACTACGTCTCCATCGATCCCGAGCACCCCACCGGCACGGTGCTGGCCGAGCTGGATAAGGACGGCGTGGCTACCTACACATTTCCGGACGACGTTGCCTGGGATTTCCTGACCTGCGACGACGCCACCCGCCAACTGGCGGAACGTGCCGACGTCATCTGCTTCGGCACCCTGGCCCAGCGCTGCCCCACCTCCCGTCAAGCCATCCGCCAGGTGCTGGAAGCCGCACCCGGCGCGCTCAAGGTATACGACATCAACCTGCGCCAGGACTTCTTCACCCCGGGGCGAATCCGGGACTCACTGGACCGGGCCGACGTGCTCAAGATCAACGATGATGAGCTGATGATGATCACCGGCCCCTTCTCCCTGCCATCCGGTCAAAAGGAAGCGCTGGCGCGCCTTCTCGCCCTCCACGACCTGAAGCTGGCCGTGCTCACGCGCGGCGGCGAAGGCAGCCTGATCATCTCCCCGGACGGGATCTCGGACCTGCCCGGCGAACCGGTTGAGGTTCGGGACACCATCGGCGCGGGCGACGCCTTTTCCGCAGCCATGGTGCTGGCCTATCTGAAGGGATGGAGCCTGGACGAGATCAATCGATACGCGGCCCAGGTGGCGGCCCATGTCTGCTCCAGAGAAGGCGCCATGACCGACATGCCGCCCGAACTGCGCCTGAAATAG
- a CDS encoding tetratricopeptide repeat protein, with the protein MTETHARSGGEILALIREVETEAPGGAEALFMAAMLADSPLPYDFALSLEGTQHNPSLINPAAAFFAATATIDPLVDRDLIKTDVDAQIFQVREEVRRTVVQSLDTATRAEWAGRAIYALNLVLPDAEPQNWPTVEWLLPHVYACRDLITQLDVHTAAANRVLHQAGFSLYHQQRHREAAALLDAALAVDVAIKGRRHPDICADLEGLGTVLWAGGELERAENAFTTCLELQQAIFTEDNPVSAPILNSLAVIRQALGKHEAAEATFKECLKVLTRAHGEGHPAIASCLNNLALLYEAENRPEEALRLASRALEINREAYGSDHPEVAADLNAVALLLDATGRREEAESHFRESLAIRAKAYGEAHPETAQSLCNLALFLDNAGRDEEAAELYARGLSAYESALGPGHPLMERALDNYIVLLEKTGRRPTDDRLRALTEARLRAIVERGAQP; encoded by the coding sequence GTGACCGAGACCCATGCCCGCTCCGGCGGCGAGATTCTGGCCCTGATCAGGGAGGTGGAGACCGAGGCTCCGGGCGGCGCAGAGGCGCTGTTCATGGCGGCCATGCTCGCCGATTCGCCCCTGCCCTACGACTTTGCCCTGTCCCTGGAGGGGACCCAGCACAACCCGTCGCTTATCAACCCGGCGGCGGCGTTCTTTGCGGCAACCGCCACCATCGACCCGCTGGTGGACCGCGACCTGATCAAGACCGACGTGGACGCACAGATTTTCCAGGTGCGCGAAGAGGTGCGCCGGACCGTGGTCCAGAGCCTGGACACGGCGACGCGTGCGGAGTGGGCCGGGCGCGCCATCTACGCCCTCAACTTAGTCCTTCCGGACGCCGAACCGCAGAACTGGCCCACCGTGGAGTGGCTCCTGCCCCACGTCTACGCCTGCCGGGACCTCATCACCCAATTGGACGTCCACACGGCGGCGGCCAACAGGGTCCTGCACCAGGCCGGATTTTCCCTCTACCACCAGCAACGACATCGTGAGGCCGCCGCGTTGCTGGACGCGGCCCTTGCCGTGGACGTGGCCATCAAGGGCCGCCGCCACCCCGATATCTGCGCGGACCTGGAAGGACTGGGAACCGTGCTCTGGGCCGGAGGCGAACTGGAGCGGGCCGAGAACGCCTTCACCACCTGCCTGGAGCTGCAACAGGCCATCTTCACCGAGGACAATCCGGTCTCCGCGCCCATCCTGAACAGCCTGGCCGTAATCCGGCAGGCCTTGGGCAAACATGAGGCTGCCGAAGCGACCTTCAAGGAATGCCTTAAGGTTTTGACTCGGGCCCACGGCGAAGGGCACCCGGCCATCGCCTCCTGCCTGAACAATCTCGCACTGCTCTACGAGGCCGAGAACCGCCCTGAGGAAGCCCTGCGCCTGGCCAGCCGCGCCCTGGAGATAAACCGTGAGGCCTACGGCTCCGATCACCCCGAAGTTGCGGCGGACCTCAACGCCGTGGCCCTGCTCCTGGATGCCACGGGCAGGCGTGAAGAGGCCGAATCCCATTTTCGCGAGAGCCTGGCGATCCGTGCCAAGGCCTATGGCGAGGCGCACCCCGAGACCGCACAATCTCTCTGTAATCTTGCCCTGTTCCTGGACAATGCCGGGCGTGATGAGGAAGCCGCGGAACTCTACGCCCGGGGGCTTTCCGCCTACGAGAGCGCCCTGGGGCCGGGGCACCCGCTCATGGAGAGGGCCCTGGACAACTACATCGTGCTACTGGAAAAGACCGGCCGACGGCCTACGGACGACCGGCTGCGCGCCCTGACCGAGGCACGGCTTCGCGCCATCGTGGAGCGGGGAGCGCAACCATGA
- a CDS encoding flagellar hook protein FlgE: MSFGSLYVGATGVIAHGDRMQVVGNNLANLSTVGYKKADAQFTDLLSQQMSSGGASYESGAYSFSQIGMGVGVGEIRNVFQEGGLESSNTVTDMAITGNGFFGVRKVTGSEVTTGPSHFTRAGDFRFNNEAYLVDPHDYRLQGYAIDRDTGEVSTTVSDIQLPYDDVVIDGQELRMVRSEPKVTTSLEMVTTLDALATDLHTSETNPFFAMLESYDGSLSNAGSPFGDNNPSYSSSLAVYDEDGNERDLTIYFDPVAASTISNATNGYTYWEYLIALPPTADGSAAYGTSAGGLAGIGVMTFDGSGQLVNHSAYSLNLTSGASGKSLTSWEAASFSEEGVPQFDFTFGSNGSAIGNVQSISYDFGISSSSSSWVGSAAGSAADVGLNASSLVSLQSMDRDVRSSTSYDSGSATLYQIQDGYTWGYLQNTSLSREGVLSGYFSNGQTEDFYQVALYRFNSEWGLRRDGNNNFVATEASGAAIAGTADVDGRGTIQGSTLEMSNVDMAEEFAKMILTQRGYQANTKIITTSDSLLNTTISIKR, encoded by the coding sequence ATGAGTTTCGGTAGTCTATATGTGGGCGCTACGGGCGTCATCGCACATGGAGACAGGATGCAGGTTGTTGGCAACAACCTCGCCAATCTCTCCACCGTCGGGTACAAGAAGGCGGATGCCCAGTTCACCGACCTTTTAAGCCAACAGATGTCATCGGGGGGGGCGTCCTACGAAAGCGGAGCCTACTCCTTCAGCCAGATCGGCATGGGCGTGGGCGTGGGCGAGATCCGCAACGTCTTTCAGGAAGGCGGACTGGAGAGTTCCAACACGGTCACCGACATGGCCATCACGGGCAACGGCTTCTTCGGGGTCCGCAAGGTCACCGGCAGCGAGGTGACGACCGGCCCGTCCCACTTTACCCGGGCCGGGGATTTCCGGTTCAATAACGAGGCCTACCTGGTGGACCCGCACGACTACCGTCTGCAGGGATACGCCATCGACCGCGACACGGGAGAGGTCTCCACCACGGTGTCCGACATCCAGCTTCCTTACGACGACGTGGTCATCGACGGCCAGGAGCTGCGCATGGTCCGCTCCGAGCCCAAGGTCACCACCAGCCTGGAGATGGTTACCACACTGGACGCCCTGGCCACCGACCTGCACACCAGCGAAACCAATCCCTTCTTCGCCATGCTCGAAAGCTACGACGGCAGCCTGAGCAACGCGGGATCGCCCTTCGGGGACAACAATCCATCCTATTCCTCCAGCCTGGCCGTGTACGATGAGGACGGCAACGAGCGGGACCTGACCATCTACTTCGACCCGGTGGCAGCCTCGACCATATCCAACGCCACCAACGGATACACCTATTGGGAATATCTCATCGCCCTGCCCCCCACTGCAGACGGATCTGCCGCCTACGGCACCTCGGCGGGCGGCCTGGCCGGCATCGGGGTAATGACCTTCGACGGCTCCGGCCAGTTGGTCAACCACTCCGCGTACAGCCTGAACCTGACCAGCGGCGCAAGCGGCAAGAGCCTGACTTCATGGGAGGCAGCCTCCTTCAGCGAAGAGGGAGTGCCGCAGTTCGATTTCACCTTCGGCAGCAATGGCTCGGCCATAGGCAACGTGCAAAGCATATCCTACGACTTCGGCATCAGCTCCTCGTCTTCGTCCTGGGTTGGCTCCGCAGCCGGAAGCGCGGCCGATGTGGGCCTCAACGCAAGCAGCCTGGTCTCACTCCAGAGCATGGACCGCGACGTCCGCTCCTCCACCAGTTACGACTCGGGATCGGCAACGCTGTACCAGATCCAGGACGGCTACACCTGGGGCTACCTCCAGAACACCAGCCTCTCCCGCGAGGGCGTGCTCAGCGGCTATTTCTCCAACGGGCAGACCGAGGACTTCTACCAGGTGGCCCTCTACCGCTTCAACAGCGAGTGGGGGCTGCGGCGGGACGGCAACAACAACTTCGTGGCCACCGAGGCCTCTGGAGCGGCCATAGCCGGGACCGCCGACGTCGACGGCCGGGGCACCATCCAGGGGAGCACCCTGGAGATGTCCAACGTGGACATGGCCGAGGAGTTCGCCAAGATGATTCTTACCCAACGCGGTTATCAGGCCAACACCAAGATCATCACCACGTCCGACTCCCTGCTGAACACGACCATCAGCATCAAGCGATAG
- a CDS encoding OmpH family outer membrane protein yields the protein MQRTLTLLGAALISLMILAGCDQKPGVTIGVVDEAAVFQKNQAASKAMAYLQELGAPLQEKAEAAYKQMQKEQTEENVAAYKAAMGELQNVMRGEERRLVELIDAKLNEVLDTYREQKGLTVILSKESVVSASSTIDVTDDVVAAMNAVEIDFTPPAKAAAEKEEPAGNETKEGKE from the coding sequence ATGCAACGGACCTTGACCCTGCTCGGCGCAGCGTTGATCAGCCTCATGATTCTTGCCGGATGTGACCAGAAGCCCGGCGTCACCATCGGGGTGGTGGACGAAGCCGCCGTTTTCCAGAAGAACCAGGCTGCCAGCAAGGCTATGGCCTATCTTCAGGAGCTGGGCGCTCCCCTTCAGGAAAAGGCGGAGGCCGCCTACAAGCAAATGCAGAAGGAACAGACCGAGGAGAACGTGGCTGCCTACAAAGCCGCCATGGGCGAACTCCAGAACGTCATGCGCGGCGAGGAACGTCGCCTCGTGGAGCTCATCGACGCCAAGCTGAACGAGGTGCTCGACACCTACCGCGAACAGAAGGGACTGACCGTTATCCTGTCCAAGGAGTCGGTGGTTTCCGCTTCCTCCACCATTGACGTCACCGACGACGTGGTGGCCGCCATGAACGCGGTGGAGATCGACTTCACTCCCCCGGCCAAGGCTGCTGCCGAAAAGGAAGAGCCCGCCGGTAACGAGACCAAGGAAGGCAAGGAATAG
- a CDS encoding Hpt domain-containing protein: MTQSIFDLKNFLRSLADDDELARELLAAFMEDSPVRTASLREALANDDAGEAAKMAHSLKGMCGVIRSDALVSLALAMEISAKDENLDATREHFSRFSDLLDTAHDEMNDYINS, encoded by the coding sequence ATGACGCAAAGCATTTTCGACCTGAAAAACTTCCTGAGGAGCCTGGCGGACGACGATGAGTTGGCCCGGGAGCTGTTGGCCGCGTTCATGGAGGACAGTCCGGTGAGGACCGCGTCTTTGAGAGAGGCGCTGGCAAACGATGACGCGGGCGAAGCCGCCAAGATGGCGCACTCGCTCAAGGGCATGTGCGGAGTGATCCGCTCCGACGCACTGGTTTCCCTGGCTCTGGCCATGGAGATATCGGCAAAGGACGAAAACCTCGACGCCACCCGGGAGCATTTCAGCCGCTTCAGCGACCTGCTCGACACCGCCCACGACGAGATGAACGACTACATCAACAGTTGA
- a CDS encoding glycosyltransferase family 4 protein → MKILHVITGLDVGGAETMLYRLCSGMNPNRFESRVVSLIPPGPVGEQLSGAGIEVDSLDMRRGVPSPAGLFKLVRLIRSWRPDLIQTWLYHADLAGLMAAKLAFPLGGGPKVAWNIRCSYMALEEYRRLTGLTLRACAALSGLPDLILTNSHDAKRFHQELGYHPKRFEVVHNGFDIDRFKPDPAAREEVRRELSVDSDSLIIGQVARFDPMKDHQTMIRAAAAVQSDRETVFVFAGRGMDHDNLDLATWLAESGLDPARVRLLGERADVPRLMAAMDIHVSSSLGESFPGAVGEAMACGVPNVVTDVGDAALLAGETGVTVPPGDPAALATALSRLAALEPGALRTMGQAARLRIAERFSLSAMVECYERIYAA, encoded by the coding sequence ATGAAGATTCTGCACGTCATCACAGGCCTCGACGTGGGGGGCGCGGAAACCATGCTCTACAGGCTGTGCTCCGGCATGAACCCGAACCGCTTCGAATCCAGAGTGGTCAGCCTCATTCCCCCCGGACCTGTTGGCGAGCAGCTCTCGGGTGCGGGCATCGAGGTGGACTCCCTGGACATGCGCCGGGGCGTGCCGTCTCCGGCGGGCCTGTTCAAACTGGTGCGGCTGATCCGCTCCTGGCGTCCGGACCTGATCCAGACATGGCTCTACCACGCCGACCTGGCCGGACTGATGGCCGCGAAGCTGGCCTTCCCTCTGGGCGGCGGCCCCAAGGTCGCCTGGAATATCCGCTGCTCCTACATGGCCCTTGAGGAGTACCGGCGGCTGACCGGCCTGACGCTGAGAGCCTGCGCGGCCCTCTCCGGCCTGCCGGACCTGATCCTGACCAACTCCCACGACGCGAAACGATTCCATCAGGAACTGGGATACCATCCCAAACGATTCGAAGTCGTGCACAACGGCTTCGACATCGACCGGTTCAAACCGGACCCGGCAGCGCGCGAGGAAGTACGGCGGGAGCTGTCTGTCGACTCCGACAGCCTGATCATAGGCCAGGTGGCGCGCTTCGACCCCATGAAGGACCACCAAACCATGATTCGCGCCGCGGCAGCGGTGCAGTCCGACAGGGAGACGGTCTTTGTCTTCGCCGGGCGGGGCATGGACCACGATAACCTGGACCTGGCCACATGGCTCGCCGAATCCGGACTCGACCCAGCACGGGTGCGCCTGCTGGGTGAACGGGCCGACGTGCCCCGGCTCATGGCGGCCATGGACATTCACGTATCCTCATCCCTGGGCGAAAGTTTTCCGGGCGCGGTGGGCGAGGCCATGGCCTGCGGCGTCCCCAACGTGGTCACCGACGTGGGCGATGCCGCTCTGCTGGCGGGAGAGACCGGGGTGACCGTGCCTCCGGGTGACCCGGCGGCGCTGGCGACGGCCCTTTCCCGGTTGGCTGCCCTGGAGCCGGGAGCGCTCCGCACCATGGGTCAGGCGGCGCGTTTACGCATCGCCGAACGTTTTTCCCTCTCTGCCATGGTGGAATGCTACGAACGGATTTATGCCGCCTGA
- a CDS encoding DUF1007 family protein: MTARCLTLLLLWVTLLSAAPSVSAHPHVYVDASLTFHIDESGLRSMEERWLFDEIFTNAILADVDLTAETLALTSGQETIKKGAFAYLANYGYFTFIENGGKRIPITEVTNFRASLSDGRLVYEFSVPIGLPFDQVKDFRAAVFDKDYYTDILLVKEALRFKVDGGAQVSHTVLPAKDQKYWQFIVPEAVHLSLSASPGGATDLPAVADAGAPGLMERLMSLVRTVQKELTLRLNGLGMDIKADPLGSALWLFLGLSFLYGVVHAVGPGHGKTVVCSYFLANPGSLWTGALMGNAITFAHMGSAAAAVTVAYLIFSTGMGGFAEASRALQPASYGLLALMGLVLFAKAVLDVIRGRGAASNGCSPEGEAAEERPDTRKVLTVALITGLVPCPGAAVILAFSIGQNILPAGIAALVVMAAGMGLTTTLFAWGAVAARSATLGATRTNRTAFRVLRAGLSLCGAAAIAIFGAVLFAGSTGWH, translated from the coding sequence ATGACAGCCCGCTGCCTGACCCTCTTACTGCTTTGGGTGACGCTCCTATCCGCTGCCCCTTCCGTCTCCGCCCATCCGCACGTTTATGTGGACGCCTCCCTGACCTTCCACATCGACGAAAGCGGCCTGCGCTCCATGGAAGAGCGCTGGCTGTTCGACGAGATCTTCACCAACGCCATCCTCGCCGACGTGGACCTGACCGCCGAAACCCTGGCTTTGACTTCCGGCCAGGAGACCATCAAAAAAGGGGCGTTCGCCTACCTGGCCAACTACGGCTACTTCACCTTCATCGAAAACGGCGGCAAACGCATCCCGATCACCGAAGTCACGAACTTCAGGGCATCTCTGTCCGATGGCCGCCTGGTTTATGAATTCTCCGTCCCTATAGGGCTCCCCTTCGACCAGGTGAAGGACTTCCGCGCCGCAGTATTCGACAAGGACTACTACACGGACATCCTGCTGGTGAAGGAAGCACTCCGCTTCAAGGTGGACGGCGGGGCGCAGGTCTCGCACACGGTGCTTCCGGCCAAGGACCAGAAATACTGGCAGTTCATCGTGCCCGAGGCGGTACACCTGTCCCTTTCCGCATCCCCGGGCGGTGCTACGGATCTCCCCGCAGTGGCAGACGCCGGAGCACCCGGCCTCATGGAGCGGCTCATGTCCCTGGTCCGCACCGTGCAAAAGGAGCTGACCCTCAGGCTCAACGGCCTGGGCATGGACATCAAGGCCGATCCCCTGGGCTCCGCCCTCTGGCTCTTTCTCGGCCTCTCGTTTCTCTACGGCGTGGTCCACGCGGTGGGGCCGGGGCACGGCAAGACGGTTGTCTGTTCGTACTTCCTGGCCAACCCCGGCTCCCTGTGGACCGGCGCGCTGATGGGCAACGCCATCACCTTCGCGCACATGGGCTCGGCAGCGGCGGCGGTCACCGTGGCCTACCTGATCTTCTCCACGGGCATGGGCGGCTTTGCCGAGGCGTCACGCGCACTCCAGCCCGCCAGTTACGGGCTGCTTGCGCTCATGGGGCTTGTCCTCTTCGCCAAGGCCGTGCTGGACGTGATCCGGGGCAGGGGCGCAGCGTCGAACGGCTGCTCCCCGGAAGGAGAGGCCGCGGAGGAGAGGCCGGATACGCGCAAAGTCCTCACGGTTGCCCTGATTACCGGACTGGTCCCCTGTCCCGGCGCGGCAGTGATCCTCGCCTTCTCCATCGGCCAGAACATTCTCCCGGCGGGGATTGCGGCCCTTGTGGTCATGGCCGCGGGCATGGGGCTGACCACGACCCTCTTCGCCTGGGGAGCCGTGGCCGCACGCTCCGCCACCCTCGGCGCGACCCGAACCAACCGGACCGCCTTCCGCGTCCTGCGCGCCGGTCTTTCCCTGTGCGGGGCGGCAGCCATCGCAATCTTCGGCGCGGTCCTGTTCGCGGGCAGCACCGGCTGGCACTAA
- a CDS encoding substrate-binding periplasmic protein, translated as MRRYTAILCLAWVLLLAGSPAEAQSLRLVTLSLPPFGFLKGNRIAGLAHELGQAIAEDAGYEVEETLVSVTRGMREVETGSCDMVLMLPGPEIEQHAKNLGDVMEMEVVILGRAGVRLESLQDVRGKRLAQVRGARYDERISRKNGMIVYATENYVQSLKLLVARRVDFALGPRLGLIAAAERLGLPRRALGRPLQLSVLRAALFVSDKTGPEMRRRLAEARQRLMDSGRLSEIVRNYRK; from the coding sequence ATGAGACGATACACCGCCATTCTCTGCCTGGCCTGGGTGTTGTTGCTTGCCGGGAGTCCGGCTGAAGCGCAGAGCCTGCGCCTGGTGACCCTGTCACTGCCGCCGTTCGGCTTCCTCAAGGGGAATCGGATCGCGGGACTCGCGCACGAGTTGGGACAGGCCATCGCCGAAGACGCGGGGTACGAGGTCGAGGAAACCCTGGTCAGTGTGACTCGGGGCATGCGCGAGGTTGAAACGGGTAGCTGTGACATGGTGCTCATGCTCCCCGGGCCGGAAATCGAGCAGCATGCCAAAAACCTGGGCGACGTGATGGAAATGGAAGTGGTCATCCTCGGCCGGGCCGGAGTGCGGCTCGAATCCCTGCAGGATGTTCGGGGCAAGCGTTTGGCCCAGGTGCGCGGGGCGCGCTATGACGAGCGGATCTCGCGGAAGAACGGCATGATCGTTTACGCGACGGAAAATTATGTCCAGAGCCTCAAGCTGCTTGTGGCGCGCAGGGTGGATTTTGCGCTGGGGCCCAGGCTGGGCCTTATCGCCGCAGCCGAGCGGCTCGGCCTCCCCAGGCGGGCGCTCGGGCGTCCCTTGCAACTCTCCGTACTGCGTGCGGCGTTGTTTGTCAGCGACAAGACCGGGCCGGAGATGCGTCGCCGTCTGGCCGAAGCCAGGCAACGTCTGATGGATAGCGGGAGACTTTCGGAGATTGTACGGAATTATCGAAAATAA
- a CDS encoding sensor histidine kinase, with product MQPDSQKYKRPLFSSRSISRDLTFSLVVIVLVVATAMGAYIYWRQTEEMWKTAEEKGEDTITSVAEILAVPIWNLDYDNARLIGSVYTHDDMVQGIRIYGSRNEVVFAHEKFSGTQADFSKVRSIVFEGRTIGRAEIDFTLAKDKKRLNEQMFVSSMIIVVAISVILAITGLLLRVFLNKPLHVLQQGIARVAKGDFSYEFGEVYHAELLEIAKRFRRMSAEIEAREKKLQTMNKTLQEAEEKYRGIFENAIEGIFQATPDGVLRRANPAMARIFGYDSLDEFLASVRSLGSRIMVNPDSMQHFYEEVREEGEVKRFEAEYYRRDGKAIWGSLNARAIYNDAGELVFIEGILEDISDRKKAEHDLAELNRHLEQLVRERTEDLVNKARELEDANQRLRELDEMKSAFLSSVSHELRTPLTSILGFSKLLHREFGRNFLPLAGDNQKLLGKGQRIQENLSIISHEGERLTRLINDVLDLNKIESGRMGWRDELLDMADIVEVAVQSVAGMFAENSDLRLTTEVEQGLPSIVADPDRLQQVLINLLNNAVKFTTTGTVTVRAFPRFGQVRVEVEDTGFGIHADDQAQIFEKFHQTRSDTMEDKPKGTGLGLTICREIVEHYGGRIWVESELGKGSTFIFTIPTSS from the coding sequence ATGCAGCCAGATAGCCAAAAATACAAGCGCCCTCTCTTTTCCAGCCGCTCCATCTCGCGGGATTTGACGTTCAGTCTGGTGGTCATCGTTCTGGTCGTGGCCACGGCTATGGGCGCGTACATCTACTGGCGCCAGACCGAGGAGATGTGGAAGACCGCCGAGGAAAAAGGCGAGGACACGATCACTTCGGTGGCGGAAATCCTGGCCGTACCCATCTGGAACCTCGATTACGACAACGCCCGCCTTATCGGATCCGTCTACACCCACGACGACATGGTCCAGGGCATCCGCATTTATGGCTCCCGCAATGAAGTGGTCTTTGCCCACGAAAAATTTTCCGGTACCCAGGCGGACTTCAGCAAGGTCCGCTCCATCGTCTTCGAAGGCCGTACCATCGGCCGTGCCGAAATAGACTTCACCCTGGCCAAGGACAAGAAGCGGCTCAACGAGCAGATGTTCGTCTCCTCGATGATCATCGTGGTCGCCATTTCCGTCATCCTCGCCATCACCGGCCTGTTGCTGCGCGTCTTCCTGAACAAGCCTCTGCACGTCCTCCAACAGGGGATTGCCAGGGTCGCCAAGGGCGATTTCTCCTATGAATTCGGCGAGGTCTATCACGCGGAGCTGCTGGAGATCGCCAAACGATTCAGGCGCATGTCCGCCGAGATCGAGGCGCGCGAGAAAAAGCTCCAGACCATGAACAAGACGTTGCAGGAAGCCGAGGAGAAGTACCGGGGCATTTTCGAGAACGCCATCGAGGGCATCTTCCAGGCCACGCCTGACGGAGTCCTGCGCCGGGCGAACCCGGCCATGGCCCGCATCTTCGGCTACGACTCCCTGGACGAGTTCCTGGCCAGCGTCCGTTCCCTTGGCTCGCGGATCATGGTCAATCCTGATTCCATGCAGCACTTCTACGAGGAGGTGCGCGAGGAGGGCGAAGTCAAGCGGTTCGAGGCGGAGTACTACCGCCGCGACGGCAAGGCCATCTGGGGGTCGCTCAACGCACGCGCCATCTACAACGACGCCGGCGAACTGGTTTTCATCGAGGGCATCCTCGAGGACATCAGCGACAGGAAAAAGGCCGAACATGACCTGGCCGAACTCAACCGCCACCTGGAGCAGCTGGTCCGGGAGCGCACCGAGGACCTGGTCAACAAGGCCCGCGAGCTGGAGGACGCCAACCAGCGTCTGCGTGAACTCGACGAAATGAAATCCGCGTTCCTTTCTTCGGTCTCCCATGAACTGCGTACGCCGCTCACCTCCATTCTCGGTTTTTCCAAATTGCTGCACAGGGAATTCGGCAGGAACTTCCTGCCCCTGGCCGGTGACAACCAGAAGCTGCTGGGCAAGGGCCAGCGCATTCAGGAGAATCTCTCCATCATCAGTCATGAAGGAGAGCGCCTGACCCGCCTGATCAACGATGTCCTTGATCTGAACAAGATCGAATCCGGACGCATGGGATGGCGCGACGAGCTGCTCGACATGGCCGACATCGTGGAGGTGGCGGTCCAGTCCGTGGCGGGCATGTTCGCGGAAAACTCGGATTTGCGCCTGACTACGGAGGTCGAGCAGGGCCTGCCTTCCATTGTGGCCGATCCGGACCGTTTGCAGCAGGTGCTCATCAATCTGCTCAACAACGCGGTCAAGTTCACAACCACGGGCACGGTCACCGTGCGTGCCTTCCCCCGCTTCGGCCAGGTGCGCGTGGAGGTGGAGGACACCGGGTTCGGCATTCATGCCGACGATCAGGCCCAGATCTTCGAGAAGTTCCATCAGACCCGAAGCGACACCATGGAAGACAAGCCCAAGGGCACGGGCCTGGGGCTGACCATCTGCCGCGAGATCGTGGAGCACTACGGCGGCCGAATTTGGGTCGAATCCGAACTGGGCAAGGGCTCCACCTTCATCTTCACCATTCCCACGTCCTCCTAG
- a CDS encoding 3D domain-containing protein — protein sequence MRILFDYTFMPIVCAVLVLMAVVVVVKQQEIDSLEHKLALVEQTAEARKRMVEEVRLLQKAVSAPPVRTVTVTAYNPAVDQTDSDPLIAASMRKVRQGTIAVSRDLFDQGWVFGRKVRIEGLGIFEINDLMNKRYTQRIDIFMWDEDQARQFGKKNIKAALLEI from the coding sequence ATGCGAATATTGTTTGACTACACATTCATGCCCATTGTCTGCGCCGTCCTGGTGCTCATGGCCGTGGTCGTGGTCGTGAAGCAGCAGGAGATCGACAGCCTTGAGCATAAGCTGGCGCTGGTCGAGCAGACCGCCGAGGCCCGCAAGCGCATGGTCGAGGAGGTCCGCCTGTTGCAGAAGGCCGTATCCGCGCCCCCGGTGCGCACCGTTACAGTCACGGCCTATAATCCGGCCGTGGACCAGACCGATTCCGACCCGCTTATCGCCGCATCCATGCGCAAGGTCCGCCAGGGCACCATCGCCGTGTCCCGCGACCTCTTCGACCAGGGGTGGGTTTTCGGACGCAAGGTCCGCATCGAAGGCCTCGGCATTTTCGAGATCAACGACCTGATGAACAAGCGCTACACCCAGCGCATAGACATCTTCATGTGGGACGAGGACCAGGCCCGCCAGTTCGGAAAGAAGAACATCAAGGCAGCCCTGCTCGAAATCTAG